The Methanoculleus thermophilus sequence CACTGTACACCGTCCCGGATAAAGGTGAATCAGCAGAGCATGCCTCGATACCATTATAGCCGCAGAAGGTAAATACTATAGGCCGGTTTTGTGCCGAGGTAGTCTAGTCCGGGAAGGCGGTGGCCTCGAAAGCCACTGGTGTTCGTCACCTCGGGAGTTCAAATCTCCCCCTCGGCGTTTTGGTCCAGATATCCGAATCGAAGCCCTTGGAACTTCTGCAGGCCTTCTGGTGTAGCCCGGGTTGCAGATCGCCAGAGACCGATCTTAGCCATTGAAGCCATTTTTCAAAAAATAGTTGCCCGAAAATTCAGAACCGTTGCAGTCCCGGAATCTCCAAAAGTGATATCTATATATAGCATAGTACCAGAGGCTTACAGTGCCCGTTGCCCTGGGCTTCCACACACCAGCCTGTGGTGGTTTCCAGTGTACCCCTGCTTTGATGAACTGGATGATGCTATCGTAATCTTTAACCAGGACAACACCGTCGCACAGTTGAACCTATCGTTTCAGAACCTCTTCGGCATCAGGAGCGAAGCAGTCCGCAACATAAAGGCCGATACACTCGTTACCCGCCACCTTACGCAATTCTTCAAGGATGATGAATCCGCCCGCAGGGTGCTCGACGCTATCGAGCGCAGGGAGGAGGTGCTGTGTGAGATCATTCAGATGCGGACTGCACGCGGGGACCTGCGCTGGTTCTCCAACTCACTCCGGGTTATGACCGGCGAGCCGTATGCCGGAATGATGCTCGCCCGTTTCCGGGACATCACCCTCGAGCGCGAGGAGATGATGCGGAGCGCGGCAGGCATGCAGACTCCGGTCAGGATCGGGCCGGCTTATACCGCGATCGGGGATCTGGTGCCGTACGGCATCTGGATATGTGAGCCTGACGGGACTGCGCTCTACATCTCCCCCTCATTCCTCAACCTGGTGGGGAAGACTATCGAGGAATGCCGGCAATCCGGGTGGGTGGAGAGCATACCACTTGAGGATGCGGCAGCGGCACGCGCCGCCTGGAAGCACTGCCTGGATACCGGAACACTCTGGGACCGCGAACTCAGGATCCGAGACCCAGAGGGCGGTCTTCACACCATTCTCTCCCGCGGGGCCCCTATCCAGAACGAGAGCGGGGAGATCCTCCTCTGGGCCGGGATCAACCTCGACAACACCGCAAGAAAATACGCCGAAGACCTCTCCGCCGTCCGGGTTGCACAGCAGGCGGCGATCGCGGAACTCGGCCAGATCGCCCTTGCAGACGCAGGACCCTGCGAACTGATGAATGCCGTGGTTCGGATGGTTGCAGGGCACCTAGGGGTCGAGTACGCGAATGTGCTGCGATATCTTCCCGACGAGGAGGCGTTCGTGCTCGAGGCAACGGTAGGATTCGAGGTATGCGACGTCGGTACGAGGAGAGTTGAAGGGGGCACCTCTTCTCAGGCCGGCTACACGCTTCTCTCCCGCGAGCCGGTGATCGTTGAGGATCTCAGGACCGAGACGCGTTTTTCCGGCTCGGCGCTCCTCCAGAACGAAGGTATCAGGAGCGGAATCAGCGTTATCATCCTGGGTGACAGAGGGCCATACGGGGTGCTCGGGGCTCACACGCGGATGCAGCGGAGATTCACCCGGGATGATATCAACTTCGTCCAGGCGGCAGCAAATATTCTGGCACAGAGGCTCAAACGGAGAGCGGCCGAAGAAGCGCTCAAAATGAGTGAGCAGAAGTTCCGCATGATTGCGGAGCGTAGCTCCGATTTAATCTACACCTGCTACCATGATGGCGGGATCACGTATATGTCCCCGTCCGTAAAGCGCATTCTCGGCTACCCTCCCGAAGAGTTCATCGGCCGCAGGTGCCGTGATTATGTCAACCCCTTATCGTTGCATGCCTGGGAAGAAGGGAGGAAGAGAGTCGCCCGGGGCGAGCAGGTCGAGGGGCTCGAGGTCGAGTTCCGCCGCAAAGACGGGACAGCAGCGTTTATTGAACTGAACATCTCTCCAATCCTGGAGCAGGGGAGAGTGGTCGGCGTCCAGGCGGTGGGTAGAGATATCACCGAGCGCAGGCAGTACGAGCAACTCAGACAGCAGGCGTTCCTGCAGATCGAGCGGAACATCGAGCAGTTCGCCGTCCTCGGCATCATATTCGCCAGCCCCTCCAGGTGATTCTCGGGAGAGCTGAACTTCTGGGCGATGAGGAGGCTGCGAGAGTCATCCGTGAACAGGTCAAACGGATCAACGAGTACATCACGCAGCTGGACCGGGGATGGGTGGAGTCCCGGAAGGTCCGCAAGTTCCTCCGGCGGCACGATAAGGATTGAGACTTAATCTTTGACCAGAGCAGGGACCTGCCTCTTTTGGTATAAGAGAGGTCTGATTGGGGAAGTGGAGTATTCTGGCATACATGAGCCAGGCGACTCACGGGGACAGGGTACCGTCCCGACCACGCCCGTCTGCGCCCCACGGGAATGGGTGGCCCTACCCCGGGGAGATCCTGTATATAGATGAGACTTGCGGATGGCCGACAACTGGTTTTATGCGATAGTCACAGAAACAACTAGTACGAGTATGAGTATGCCGGGTTACACGACAGAAGACTCATCGATACGCCTCATGAGCGGTACAATCCCCGCTGGCCTGCTCGCCGCCGTGCGGGAAAAACGGCCGCTCGTCCACCACATCACAAACAGCGTCACGATCAACGACTGCGCAAACATCACGATCTGCATCGGGGCCGCTCCGGTTATGGCCGAGGCGCCTGAGGAGGTCGCCGAGATGGTTGCTGCCGCCGGAGCTCTCGTCTTAAACATCGGAACACTCTCCGCTGAGCAGGTCGAGGCCATGCTGATTGCCGGACGCCGGGCAAACGAACTCGGGATCCCGGTCGTCCTCGACCCTGTCGGTGCTGGGGCGACCCGGTTCAGGACAGAGACCGCCCGACGGCTCCTCGATGCACTCGATATCGCCGTTCTGAAAGGGAACGCCGGGGAGATCGGGGTCCTCGCCGGAGCCGGCGGGAGCGTCCGGGGAGTCGATTCCTGCGGGGTCGCGGGGGACCTCGTCGAGGCGGCAGTAGAGTGCGCCCGGACGACCGGGACCGTGGTGGCGATGACGGGAGAGATTGATGTCGTCACCGATGGCAAACGAGTCTTCCTGGTCAGAAACGGCGATCCGGCAATGGACCGGCTATCCGGAACAGGGTGCATGGCGGCATCGGTCACCGGGGCGTTCGCCGCCGTCGCCGACGACTACGCGGTCTCGTCGGCCTCGGCACTCGCGGCGCTTGGCCGTGCCGGGGAGCGGGCTGCGGCCGGGGCGCGTGGTCCTTACTCGTTCCGGACGGCGTTCTTCGACGAACTTGCCGGTCTCTCGCTCGATGATCTCTCCAGGCACGCACGGATCGAGGAGCGGTAATGGTATACGACCTCTACGTGATCACCGACGAGAAGATAGGAAACGGGCGCTCCCACACAGAACTTGCCCGACAAGCGGTCGCCGGCGGCGCGGATGTGATCCAGTTACGCGATAAAAATCTCTCCGGCCGTGACCTCCTCGACACAGCCGTTGCGATCCGCGATATCACCCAAGATACGGGAGCGCTCTTTATCGTGAACGACCGCCTGGACGTGGCTCTCGCCGCCGGCGCGGACGGGGTCCACCTCGGGGAGAGCGATCTCCCAATCAGGTATGCTCGGCGGCTTGCCCCGCCGGGATTCATCATCGGTGCCTCGGTCAGCTCCGTCGCGACAGCAGTCCGGGCATGGGAAGAGGGGGCAGACTACGTGGCGCTCAGTCCAACGTTTGCGACCGGATCGAAGGACGACGCCGGACCGGGGCACGGACTTTCGACACTTGCGGCGGTCCGGGCCGCGGTTCCCCTCCCCCTCATTGCGATCGGCGGGATCAACGCCGGAAACGTCGCCGAGGTCATCGCCGCGGGGGCGGACGGGGTTGCGGTGATATCGGCGGTCGTCGGAGAGGACGACGTCACCGCCGCCGCACGCGACCTCCGTGACCGGATCGCAACGGCGAAGGCAAGGGTGCGGTAGTCTTTCAAGAGCCTTAAAGTGCGGGCGTCCGCTGGTGGAAGGCCGCCTTCCACCGGCCCCGATCCTGGACATAGACGGACGATACGAAGAGCCTCTGCTCCCCAAAGGAGACGGTGTAGACGAGGACGGCGCTCCCCTCCCCGAGAGGCACGACTTTTGGGTCCGCGATGGCGTACTTCGGGAATTCGTTTGGGTTCTCTGCGAGGTCGCGGAGAAGCCCCTCCCGATCCAGGATGCCCCAGGGGCTGACGACAAGGGCCTCCGGGGCGAGATAATCGCGGTAAAACGCCACATCCCGGAGATCGGCAGCTTTCCAGGCTTGCTTCTCGAGATCCAGCAGAACAGGTAAGAGATCGTTCATAGAGCGTATGCTGACGTACGGGAAGATAATAACTCTTGCCCGGTCACAAACCCTCTTTGTCAGGGCGCGAGAGAATACTACCCATGACCGGTATCACATTCACCCCCATCGGCACCGTCCACTCTCCCTTCCGCGACCCCCGCGATATGCCCATCCAGAGCATCGGCGCACGGGGCGTCCGTGGGACGGTCGAACTCGACCCCGCCTACGCCCCGGGTTTAAAGGACCTTACAGGGTTTTCCCGGATCATCCTCCTCTACCACTTCCACCGCACGGAAGGCTACGCGCTCGAGGTGGTCCCGTTCCTCGACAAGGTCCCGCACGGTGTCTTTGCAACCCGGGCACCCCGCCGGCCGAACGCGATTGGGCTTTCGATCCTCAAACTCGTCGCCGTCGAGGGTCCGACGCTCACCGTCGAGGACGTGGATATCCTGGACGGCACCCCGGTCCTGGACATCAAGCCCTACGTCC is a genomic window containing:
- a CDS encoding PAS domain S-box protein — its product is MYPCFDELDDAIVIFNQDNTVAQLNLSFQNLFGIRSEAVRNIKADTLVTRHLTQFFKDDESARRVLDAIERREEVLCEIIQMRTARGDLRWFSNSLRVMTGEPYAGMMLARFRDITLEREEMMRSAAGMQTPVRIGPAYTAIGDLVPYGIWICEPDGTALYISPSFLNLVGKTIEECRQSGWVESIPLEDAAAARAAWKHCLDTGTLWDRELRIRDPEGGLHTILSRGAPIQNESGEILLWAGINLDNTARKYAEDLSAVRVAQQAAIAELGQIALADAGPCELMNAVVRMVAGHLGVEYANVLRYLPDEEAFVLEATVGFEVCDVGTRRVEGGTSSQAGYTLLSREPVIVEDLRTETRFSGSALLQNEGIRSGISVIILGDRGPYGVLGAHTRMQRRFTRDDINFVQAAANILAQRLKRRAAEEALKMSEQKFRMIAERSSDLIYTCYHDGGITYMSPSVKRILGYPPEEFIGRRCRDYVNPLSLHAWEEGRKRVARGEQVEGLEVEFRRKDGTAAFIELNISPILEQGRVVGVQAVGRDITERRQYEQLRQQAFLQIERNIEQFAVLGIIFASPSR
- the thiM gene encoding hydroxyethylthiazole kinase; the protein is MSGTIPAGLLAAVREKRPLVHHITNSVTINDCANITICIGAAPVMAEAPEEVAEMVAAAGALVLNIGTLSAEQVEAMLIAGRRANELGIPVVLDPVGAGATRFRTETARRLLDALDIAVLKGNAGEIGVLAGAGGSVRGVDSCGVAGDLVEAAVECARTTGTVVAMTGEIDVVTDGKRVFLVRNGDPAMDRLSGTGCMAASVTGAFAAVADDYAVSSASALAALGRAGERAAAGARGPYSFRTAFFDELAGLSLDDLSRHARIEER
- the thiE gene encoding thiamine phosphate synthase, yielding MVYDLYVITDEKIGNGRSHTELARQAVAGGADVIQLRDKNLSGRDLLDTAVAIRDITQDTGALFIVNDRLDVALAAGADGVHLGESDLPIRYARRLAPPGFIIGASVSSVATAVRAWEEGADYVALSPTFATGSKDDAGPGHGLSTLAAVRAAVPLPLIAIGGINAGNVAEVIAAGADGVAVISAVVGEDDVTAAARDLRDRIATAKARVR
- a CDS encoding nuclear transport factor 2 family protein; the encoded protein is MNDLLPVLLDLEKQAWKAADLRDVAFYRDYLAPEALVVSPWGILDREGLLRDLAENPNEFPKYAIADPKVVPLGEGSAVLVYTVSFGEQRLFVSSVYVQDRGRWKAAFHQRTPAL
- the tsaA gene encoding tRNA (N6-threonylcarbamoyladenosine(37)-N6)-methyltransferase TrmO; translated protein: MTGITFTPIGTVHSPFRDPRDMPIQSIGARGVRGTVELDPAYAPGLKDLTGFSRIILLYHFHRTEGYALEVVPFLDKVPHGVFATRAPRRPNAIGLSILKLVAVEGPTLTVEDVDILDGTPVLDIKPYVPAFDAFPNERAGWLARSMEDARTVRSDDRFC